GGAAATTGGACCAACATAACTCCGCTGCCTTTTAACAGCGATAGTTATCAAACCGCTCACCCTGCGCTTTCTTTTGATGAAAAAACCATGTACTTCGCTTCCGATATGCCGGGAACTCACGGGTTATCTGATTTATATCGCGTAAAAATTACAGAAGACGGTTCTTTCGGAACTCCCGAAAACTTAGGGGATGCCATTAACACCGAAGGACGTGAAACCTATCCTTTTGTTAATGAAGACAACGAATTGTACTTTGCCTCTGACGGACAACCGGGTCTGGGTGCCTTGGATATTTTTATCACTAAAGTACCTAAAGACGGCTCGCTGAACTTCAAGCAAGTACTCAACGTAGGAGAAGAAGCCAACGGACCTAAAGATGATTTTGCTTTAATCATTGATTCGAAAACCAAAAAAGGATTCTTAAGCTCTAACCGTGACGGTGGACAAGGCAATGATGATATTTACAAATTTGTGGAAACCAGACCTATCTGGTGTGAGCAAGTGTTATTTGGTGTAGTAACCGATCAGGATACCAAAGTTATTCTACCGGGAGTTGCCCTGACTTTAATGGACAGTAACTTCAACAAAATCAAAGAAACCGTATCCGATACTCAAGGTAAATACGAATTTACCGAAGTGGAATGTGGTGAAAAATATTATGTAAGAGCTTCTCTGGAAGGATACAACACCAAAGAATCTCCGGTGATTATCGGGAAAGATACCGGAAAAACAGAGCTAAACATCGAACTTGAAAAAACAGCTAAACCTATTCCGATTGGTGGGGATTTAGCCGATGTATTCGGAATCAACTTAATCTATTTTGACTTAGATAAATGGAATATCCGTCCTGATGCTGCCATCGATTTAGCAAAAATCCTCGATGTATTAGAACAATATCCGACAATGAAAATTGATATTCGTTCACATACCGATAGCCGTGCTTCTTTTGCTTACAACGAAAAATTATCAGACAGAAGAGCCAAATCAACCAAAGACTGGTTAATCAAAAACGGTATCAAAGCCGACAGATTAACGGCTAAAGGATACGGAGAATCACAACTCGTGAACAAATGTGCCGATGGCGTGCAATGTACCGAAGCGGAACACCAGCTTAACAGAAGAAGTCAATTTATTATTACTGCGTTATAATTTAACCGCCAATAAGATTTAATCAAGAACAAAAGCTCCTTATATAAGGGGCTTTTTTTATCTTTGAAAAATGATTATTACCAAACTTTTCAAGGATTTTCTGGATAGCGAAAAAGCAGGTGGTTTTACTTTAATTGCTTGCACGCTCTTGTCTTTACTTTTAGCGAACTCTATTTGGAGTGATAACTATTTACACCTTTGGCACTTCCAATTGAGCAATCATCCTCTTGAATATTGGATTAATGATGGTTTGATGACCATTTTCTTTTTATTGATTGGATTAGAATTAGAAAGAGAAGTTTATATAGGAGAGCTATCTAACCTGAAAAATGCCCTGCTACCCATTGCCGCAGCGCTGGGCGGAATGCTTGTACCAGCCGGACTATATTTGTTCTTGAACTACGGAACGGTTACTCAATCAGGAGCGGGAATTCCGATGGCGACCGACATTGCCTTTGCCTTAGGCATATTGTCTTTGTTGGGAAATAAAGTGCCCACTTCATTGAAAGTATTTTTGACCGCATTAGCCGTAATCGATGATTTAGGAGCTATTTTGATTATTGCTGTTTTTTACACCAAAACATTAATTTGGAGCAATCTGTTAATTGCCTTGGGAATCTTTGCTTTTTTGCTATTGTTAAATCGATTGAAAGTCCGCAACCTAATTCCCTATCTGGTTTGTGGTGTAGCCATGTGGTTTTTCATGCTCAATTCGGGCGTTCATGCAACTATTACCGGCGTGTTATTGGCCTTTGCCATACCTTTTGGTAACGGAGATGAAAAATCGACTTCCTATATATTGCAGCATTTTTTACACAAACCGGTGGCCTTTTTTATTTTGCCTTTGTTTGCTTTAGCCAATACCGCAATTATTCTAACCTCAGATTGGCACTCCGCTTTGAGCCATAAGTATACTTTGGGAATTGCATTGGGATTAATCGTTGGAAAACCAATTGGTATTTGGCTGTTTAGTTTTCTTGCCGTGAAACTAAAAATTGGTCAGCTTCCCGAAGACTTGAATTGGAAAGCTATTTTAGGAGCCAGCTTTTTGGGAGGCATTGGTTTTACCATGTCCATTTTCATAACACTCCTCGCCTTCTCTGATAGTGAACATATAAACAATGCCAAAATCATGATACTGATTTCGTCCTTAATTGCCGGAATCCTTGGTTTACTTTATTTGAAAATAAATCTTAAAATTCGTAATTCGTAATTCGTAATTCGTAATTCGTAATTCTTTAATACCATTTCTTCTTTTTGAAATAATAAACCATTCCCAAAAGTAAGAGTAACATACAGCCCAAAATAACAAAATAACCATATTGCCAATGCAATTCGGGCATATTATCAAAGTTCATTCCGTATACACCTACTATAAAGGTTAGCGGCATAAAGAATACCGAAACAACCGTCAGGGTTTTCATTACTTCATTCATTTTGTGGCTTTGCGACGAAAAAAAGAAATTGGCCGCGCTGTCTAAAGTGGTTAAATCGTATTCAATTTGTTCCAAAAGTTCTAAGCATTTTTGATGCAATCTTTCGAAAAAAGTAAAATTATTAGCTTCAATTGCATTGAAAACATTATCGTCTTTTATGCTTTTAATCGAATATAAAGAATCGCGCAACGGAATGATGGAACGCTTTAAAAAGTTATAATTGTCACGGTGTTTTTCTATTTGTTCTAAAATAGAAAGGTTGGTGCTTTCTTTAGACAAGTTAATCAGTTCTTCTACTTTGTCCTCTTCATTTTCGATGGTAATGTAGAAATTTTCCATAATAGCATCCAGCAAAAGGTAGAGCAAATAATCTGCTTTTTTAGTTCTTACTATACCGGAATGCGTTCGGATTCGTTCCCGGATGTGCGTAAAAAAATCACTTCGCTTTTCCTGAAACGACACCAAAATTCCGTTTTTCAATAAAAAACTGATTTGTTCAACATTGATATTATTCGAATCCTCTTCGGGCAAAAGTGATTTAACATTGAAAAATAAAGTATCATGATATTCATCCAACTTGGTTCGTTTAGTGGTATTCAGAATATCCGAGAGCATAAAATTGTCAACACCCAAATAATCACCAATGGCTTTAATCACCTGTGGGTCATTTAATCCGTGAACATTAAGCCAATTGGTTTTCTCAAAATCAACATGTTTTTGCATTTCGCTAATATCAAATTCATGATACTCGGCCAAATCAGGGTCGTCATACACAAACAACTGAATTTCGGTTTGAGTATACTTGTGAACTCCGGTATATTCTAATAAAGTCGGCTGAACTTTTCTCCCTTTTTTGTATTTAATTTTTCTCACGAACTCTAATTTTGTTTAAAATTAAGCATATTTATTTTTTTCAAACTATTTTTACCAAAAATCATTGTATGCAAACGTTACTCATCAACATAAAAGAACTCTTGCAAGTCAGAGAAACACCTATTGACAAAGTTTCCGGTGCGGAGATGGCTATTTTACCCTCCATTAAAAATGCATTTCTGTTGATAGAAAACGATACTATAGCTGCTTTTGGACCAATGGAAAACTGCCCGAAATTAAACGTCGAAACGATTGATGCAACCGGAAGCATTGTTTTACCGAGCTGGTGCGACAGCCATACCCACATTGTTTATGCCGGAAATAGAGAACAAGAATTTGTAGACCGAATTAATGGCTTGACGTATGAAGAAATTGCCAATCGTGGTGGCGGTATTTTAAATTCGGCTAAAAAACTAAACGAAACTTCCGAAGAAGAAATCTACAACCAATCCAAAAAAAGATTGGAAGAAGTAATGCAACAAGGAACCGGCGCCGTAGAAATTAAATCGGGTTACGGCTTAACTGTTGAAGGCGAATTGAAGATGTTGCGTGTGATTAAAAACTATCACAAAACTACCCCATTGCCATCAAAGCTACTTTTCTGGGCGCACATGCTTTTCCGATGGCTTACAAAGAAAACCATTCGGCTTATATCGATTTAATCATCAACGAGATGTTGCCTAAAATTGCTGAAGAAAAACTAGCCGATTATATAGATGCCTTCCTGGAAACCGGTTATTTTTCGGTAATCGAAACGGAGCGCATCATGGAAGCCGGTAAAAAATATGGTTTGCGTTCTAAAATACACGTAAATCAATTTACCGCTATTAACGGAATTGCCGCTTGTGTGAAGCATAAAGCCCTTTCAGTCGACCATCTCGAAATTGTTACCGATGAAGATATTGAAGCCTTAAAAAACAGCGAAACCATGCCGGTAGCGCTACCCAGTTGTTCTTACTTTATCAGTATTCCCTATACTCCGGCAAGAAAAATGCTTACTGCAGGATTACCCTTGGCTTTGGCTAGCGACTTTAATCCGGGAACAACTCCTTCGGGAAATATGAATTTTGTAGTGGCTACCGCTTGTATCAAAATGAAAATGACCCCGAAGAAGCTATCAATGCTGCCACGATAAATGGCGCTTATGCTATGGGAATTTCAGCCACTCACGGAAGTATTACCGTTGGTAAAAAAGCGAATTTGATTATCACAAAACCTTTGAATTCGTTTTATGAAATTCCGTATGCTTTTGGTAGCAATCTGATTGAACAAGTTATTCTGAACGGAAAAAGTATCTCATAAAAAAAGTCCCGATTGCTCGGGACTTTTTGTTTTTATAATTATTAGTTTATCTCAAACTGAAACTGCTTTTTGAAACCAACTCTCCTTTGTCAAACACATTTACGAAGTAAGTGCCTTTGGCAAAATCTTTTCCTTTCAGTTGCTCTTTTACATCAACCGTTTTGTTTTCATATTGAACGGTAGTTGTGAAACTGTAGGTCAAGGTATTTTCTCCAAAGGTAGCGGTAGCTTTATCTCCCAACACATTATTTTTGGCATCAATCACTTGTACATAATAGGTTTTATCACCTGATTTGGCAATTTTGTTTTCAGCAATAGTAAAACTTACTTGAAGCACATCAGTTCTACTGGCTTTATCCGTTTCTATTTGTTTTCCGGAACTTCTTTGTTTGTAAGCTGCCGTTTTCAAATTGGTAATGGTTAGTTTTGATCCTTTTTCAACCGTTTTGGCTAATTCTTCATTTTGACCAACCAAAACCTGATTGTATTTTTTAGAATCTTCCAAAACTACTTTGGTACTGTCTAAATTGGTCGTCAAGGTTTGATTTTGCTGCTTCAGGACTTCTACTTCCTGCATCAGATTCTTCATTTTGGCTTCCATATTTTTATACTGGTCTTTGTATTTTCTTAAGGAAGCATTATCGCCCTTTGACTTTTTCAATTCATCCATTAGCTTAACCACTTTGTCACGTTCTGCAATTAATTCATCTGACATGGAAGTGTTTTCTTCAATCGCAGCATCATAAGTTGCTTTAAGTGCTGCCAGGTCTTTTAAGACGGCTTCTTTTTCAGATTTCGTAGTGGTAACAGTGGTTTCCAACGTTTTAGCATCTGAAGTAAGTTTAAAAATATAAATCAAACTACCTATCAGTAAAACTGCCAAAAGGGCAATTATTCCTTTAAGTTTTGAATTATTGTTTTGATTTTCCATTTCTTAGATTTTTTTTAATTAACAAATTTAATACAATTTCTATTAGTAACGTAAGTTATGCATTTTTATTATATTTTTGAGGAAATATTTTAGCATTATGGAGAATGTAATTCCTTTTACCATCACTGATTTGGCTAAGGTGACCAATCATCGAAGCGGGGAAGTAAAATTTGGCGAAAAAATGATTACCATTCCCAAAGATGAAAATCCCATCGACTTTTTAAAAAACAGCGAAGCCAAATACGTCTTGTTCGGTATTCCCGAAGATGTAGGGGTTAGAGCTAATTTTGGCCGACCCGGTGCCGCCTCAGCCTGGAAAAGTGCTATCAGCAGTATTGCTAATATTCAACATAATCGTTTTTGCAAAGGAAGTCAAATCATTATATTGGGCACACTCGACGTGGCTCAAGAAATGGAAACCGCCAAAGACTTAGATTTTCATAAAACCGCCGACAGAAAACTATTGAGCACTTTGGTTGAAAAAATAGATAAAGAAGTGGTTCACGTCATTACTTCCATAATCAAATGTGGCAAAATCCCGATTATCATTGGTGGCGGACACAACAATGCCTACGGTAATATTAAAGGAACGGCGCTGGGATTAGGAAAACCCATTAATGCCGTGAATTTTGATGCTCACTCCGATTTCAGGATTTTGGAAGGAAGACACAGTGGTAATGGTTTTTCGTATGCCTATGAAGAAGGTTTTTTGAAAAAATATTTCATCTTCGGATTGCACGAAAACTATACTTCTAAGAATGTGGTTGATATTTTAAAGAAAATGGAAGATCGGGTGAATTACAATACATATGATGAAATTAAAGTTCGTCAACAGAAAAACTTCCAACAAGAATTAAACACCGCATTAGATTTTATCAAAAGTGAAGCTTACGGTATTGAAATCGATTTAGATGCTTTACCAAATATTGCCAGTAGCGCCATGACCATGAGTGGTTTTTCAGTGGAAGAATTGCGTCAGTTTGTGAACTTTTTCGGGAAAAATAAAAACGCTTCATACCTGCACATTTGCGAAGGCGCACCGGAACTTGGTGAAGAAAAAAACAACCATCTCATAGGAAAACTTATTGGCTACTTAGTCACCGATTTTATTAAATCAAGAAAGGAATTGATTTGAAAATTTGACAATATGAAGATTTGAAGATTCTGCAATTTGCCAATTCCTAATTCGTAATTCCTAATTCGTAATTTTTTAACCCTATCTTTGCCACGGCTTACACTTAATCGTAAGCAAAATTTATGTTATTCGAAGATTTATCATTATCCAAAAGTATTCAAAGAGCGGTCTTTGAAGAAGGATACACCAGTCCTACTCCTATTCAGGAAAAATCGATTCCCATTATATTGGCCGGAAAAGATTTAGTAGGCTGCGCACAAACAGGTACAGGGAAAACAGCCGCTTTTGCTATTCCAATTATACACAACCTACACAGAATGATAGGTTCGTCAAAAAAAACAAAAGAAATTCGCTGTTTAGTAGTAACACCTACTCGAGAATTGGCCGTTCAAATCGGAGAAAGTTTTGACACCTATGGAAAATACACCAATTTAAGACAGCTGACTGTTTTTGGCGGAGTTTCGCAAGTGCCGCAGGTTGACCAACTCAAAAAAGGCGTTGATATCTTAATTGCCACGCCGGGAAGATTATTGGATTTACACAAACAAGGTTTTGTAGATTTTGATAGCCTGCATTATTTGGTTTTAGACGAATCCGATTTGATGCTCGATATGGGTTTTATCAATGATGTTAGAAAAATTGTCAAGCTGGTTCCAACCAACAGACAAACACTATTATTTTCAGCCACAATGCCCATGGCGATTCGTGAATTGGCTGATACGTTTTTAAATAAACCGGAATACGTTTCGGTAACGCCGGTATCTTCTACCGCGGAAATCATTAAGCAACAAATTTATTTTGTTGACAAATCAGACAAGCGCGGTTTATTGTACCATTTGATTCGCAATGAAAACCTAAACAATGTGTTGGTTTTTGTTCGTACCAAACATGGAGCTGATAATGTGGTGAAAGCCCTGAAAAAGCAAGGTGTTAATGCCGAAGCCATTCACGGTGATAAATCGCAAACCGCCAGACAACGCGTGCTGGATCATTTTAAAAACAAAGAAATCTCTGTTTTGGTAGCGACTGACATAGCCGCTCGTGGAATTGATATTGAAAGTTTGCCTTATGTAATCAATTTTGATTTACCCAATATTCCGGAAACTTATGTACACCGTATTGGTCGTACCGGTCGTGCCGGCAATGGCGGTATCTCAATTTCTTTTTGCGGGAAAGATGAAGAACCGTACTGGAAAGACATTCAGAAGCTAATCAAGGTGGATGTAAAAGTAATTAAAGACCATCCTTTTCCGTGGAAAGACGCAGAACCTGATCCGAATGCAAAACCTGATTTAAGAAATAAAAAGAAACCCGAAGGAACTAATTCCAGAAAATCGGAAGCTTCTAAGAAAAACAAAAAACGCTGGTATTAACCGGCGTTTTCGCTATTTTTTACTTGATTAGTAATCACCTGATAAAGCTTTGTGGGCTCAAACGGTTTGACCATGATATCATTCATTCCGGCCGCCAATGCTTCTTCCATTACTTCTTGTTTATCAAAAGCGGTAAGGGCTATAATAGGGGTTTTAATTCCTTTTTCTCGTATCTTTCTGGTCGTATCAAACCCGTTGATTAGCGGCATATTAATATCCATCAAAACCAAATCAAAAGTTTCTCTGTCCAAAGCCACCAGCGCAGCATAACCATCATCAACAATAGTACAACTCATGTTGCTGTTCTGGATGATTTTTTTGGTAACCATTTGGTTAATTTTATTGTCTTCTACTACCAAAATATTATACAAGTGACTGGACGATAAATCAACATCAATGTTATTGATAATTTCCCTTGATTTTTCTTCGTCGTATTCAAAACCAATGGTAAACATAAAAGTAGTCCCTACGTTTTCTTCACTTTCCAAAAGAATTTCACTGTCAAATAGTTCTATCAATCGGGACACGATGGATAATCCTAAGCCTGTTCCTTGATAATCTTCTTCTTTTCGTTCTATCTGAACAAATTTGTCAAAGATCTTCTCTTGATCTTCTTTGGCGATTCCAATTCCGGTGTCTTTAATTTTAAACTCTATGAAATGTGTTTTCCCTTCTACACGTTTCAAATCAGCCATGATGACAACTTCACCATTTTTGGTAAACTTTAAGGCGTTACTCACCAAGTTCATCACAATTTGAGACAATCGCAGTTTGTCACCAATTAAAAATTCGGGAATAGCGGTATCAATTTCAATGGAAAGCTTATCGTTGTTTTTATCGGCGATATACTCAACCGAGTTTTTGATAGTGGTAATTTCATCGGTAAGATTGAAAATCAAGTTTTCTAAAACGATTCGCTTTTCTTCAATTTTATTGATTTGCAGAATATCATTCACCAACGACAGTAAATATTTGGCAGAAAATTTCAAGGATTTTAAATGCGGACTGTTGCCCAGTTCTTTATGTTCATCCAAAATAATATTGGTAATTCCGATGACGCCATAAAGCGGTGTTCGCAACTCGTGCGTAATGGTAGAAACAAACTGTGATTTCAGTTGTGAGGCTTCTTCTGCTTTTTCTTTGGCTTCTTTTAAAGCTTCGTTAGCCTGTGTCAGTTCAAAATTGGCCTGCTCTCTTAGTTTAATGTTTTTATACAGAGTCAGTAAAAGCAACAATAAAACAACCAGAATAACAATAAAAAGTATAACAATGAGTTTCGATTCTTTTAAACTCTTTTGATGCTTTTGGTTTACTTTTTCAATTTTATCTAATTGAATTTTATACTCGTCCAATTCAATTTGAACCGCCGCTTTTTGAATATTGTTTAACTTGTCTTCAGAATAAAGCACTTTGTTCAGCGAGTCCAGTTTGGCTTTGTAAACTTTAGCCTTTTCGGGTTCATTGTAAAGCTTATGATGACGCACACGGTTTTCATAAATACTGATTAAGTACGAGTTAAATTGGTTGTCTTTGGCAATTTTCTCGGCAGTAACATAATGTTGTTCCGCTTCAGCTTTTTTATTATGATTTGTGGTGTAAATCCCCATGAGAGAGTTCATCCTCATTTTGGATTCCTCGTCCCCATTTTTCAGTATATTATCCTTAATATCATCTAAATACAGATTCCCCTCATCAAACTCATCAATCGCAAAGTAAGCACTGGCGATATTCATTTTAATATAATTGATATCGGTACTATCTTTGATTTTTTAGCATAATACAATGCTTTCTTGTAATAATTTATACCCTTTGGGACATCAATTTGATTGTAATAATAAACGCTTCCCAAATTGCCGTAAATCCAATTGTAGAGTTTGTCTTTGTTGGTTTTTTTGGCAAAGAATAGAGCTTTATCATAAAACTCTATCGCTTTAACTGATTCCGAACACTCGTTATAAATTCCGCCAATGGTATTGTAGGATTGCGCGATATATGAATTGTCATTAATATCAAATGATTTTATCAAAGCTTGTTTTGAATACTCTAACGCTTTGTCATATTGAGCTTCATTAAACTCACCTACCGCTAAATTGAGTAGTTTCTCAATAGCCGCTTTTTCAACTTTATATTCTTGTGCCAAAGCAGTCGAAATACAAAGCAGTAAAAATAAAAAGGAATAAAAAAACTTAGTCTTACACATTGAGTCAGTTAAGACCTCAAATATAAAAGATTTATTCATAAAAAAATCCCGATTTCTCGGGATTTTATAGTCGTTAAGTTAATTTCTAATCAACTTTCTGTATTTGATTCGCTTCGGAGTTACATCAGTACCCAAACGTTTCTTTTTATTCTCTTCATACTCTGAGAAGCCACCTTCAAAATAGTACACTTCAGAGTTGCCTTCAAAGGCTAAAATATGCGTACAGATTCGGTCCAAGAACCATCTGTCGTGGCTGATTACTACAGCACAGCCCGCGAAGTTTTCTAACCCTTCTTCCAAAGCACGTAGTGTATTGATATCCAAATCATTCGTTGGCTCATCCAGCAACAATACGTTTCCTTCTTCTTTCAAGGTCATGGCCAAATGCAAACGGTTACGCTCACCCCCTGATAAAGCCGCTACTTTTTTATTTTGATCGCTGCCGCCAAAGTTAAAACGAGATAAATACGCTCTAGAGTTCACTTGTCTTCCGCCCATCATAATCAATTCCTGACCATCGCAAAAGTTTTCCCAGATGGATTTATTCGGATCAATATTAGAGTGGGATTGGTCAACATAAGCAATTTTCACCGTGTCACCGATACTGAATTCTCCGGCATCAGGTTTTTCTTCTCCCATAATCATTCGGAAGATGGTTGATTTACCGGCACCATTCGGACCAATAATACCCACAATTCCCGCTTGCGGTAACGTGAAGTTTAAGTTATCATACAATAATTTTTCTCCAAAAGCTTTGGCTACACCTTTGGCTTCAATCACATTGGTTCCTAATCTAGGTCCATTAGGGATGTAGATTTCTAATTTTTCGTCTAGTTCTTTTTGGTCTTCGTTTAAGAGTTTATCATAGTTCTGCAAACGCGCTTTTTGTTTGGTTTGTCTTCCTTTTGCTCCTTGACGAACCCAGTCCAACTCCCTTTCTAATG
Above is a genomic segment from Flavobacterium phycosphaerae containing:
- a CDS encoding response regulator translates to MNIASAYFAIDEFDEGNLYLDDIKDNILKNGDEESKMRMNSLMGIYTTNHNKKAEAEQHYVTAEKIAKDNQFNSYLISIYENRVRHHKLYNEPEKAKVYKAKLDSLNKVLYSEDKLNNIQKAAVQIELDEYKIQLDKIEKVNQKHQKSLKESKLIVILFIVILVVLLLLLLTLYKNIKLREQANFELTQANEALKEAKEKAEEASQLKSQFVSTITHELRTPLYGVIGITNIILDEHKELGNSPHLKSLKFSAKYLLSLVNDILQINKIEEKRIVLENLIFNLTDEITTIKNSVEYIADKNNDKLSIEIDTAIPEFLIGDKLRLSQIVMNLVSNALKFTKNGEVVIMADLKRVEGKTHFIEFKIKDTGIGIAKEDQEKIFDKFVQIERKEEDYQGTGLGLSIVSRLIELFDSEILLESEENVGTTFMFTIGFEYDEEKSREIINNIDVDLSSSHLYNILVVEDNKINQMVTKKIIQNSNMSCTIVDDGYAALVALDRETFDLVLMDINMPLINGFDTTRKIREKGIKTPIIALTAFDKQEVMEEALAAGMNDIMVKPFEPTKLYQVITNQVKNSENAG
- the ettA gene encoding energy-dependent translational throttle protein EttA, with amino-acid sequence MSDDKKVIFSMQRLSKSYQGSDKQVLKNIYLSFFYGAKIGILGLNGSGKSSLLKIIAGVDKNYQGDVVFQPGYTVGYLEQEPQLDETKTVIEVVREGVAETMALLEEFNQINDMFGLPEVYEDADKMDKLMERQGLLQDRIDACGAWEIDNKLEVAMDALRTPEGDMPISVLSGGEKRRVALCRLLLQQPDVLLLDEPTNHLDAESVLWLEQHLAQYAGTVIAVTHDRYFLDNVAGWILELDRGEGIPWKGNYSSWLDQKSKRMEQEEKVASKRRKTLERELDWVRQGAKGRQTKQKARLQNYDKLLNEDQKELDEKLEIYIPNGPRLGTNVIEAKGVAKAFGEKLLYDNLNFTLPQAGIVGIIGPNGAGKSTIFRMIMGEEKPDAGEFSIGDTVKIAYVDQSHSNIDPNKSIWENFCDGQELIMMGGRQVNSRAYLSRFNFGGSDQNKKVAALSGGERNRLHLAMTLKEEGNVLLLDEPTNDLDINTLRALEEGLENFAGCAVVISHDRWFLDRICTHILAFEGNSEVYYFEGGFSEYEENKKKRLGTDVTPKRIKYRKLIRN
- a CDS encoding GAS domain-containing protein, with the protein product MENQNNNSKLKGIIALLAVLLIGSLIYIFKLTSDAKTLETTVTTTKSEKEAVLKDLAALKATYDAAIEENTSMSDELIAERDKVVKLMDELKKSKGDNASLRKYKDQYKNMEAKMKNLMQEVEVLKQQNQTLTTNLDSTKVVLEDSKKYNQVLVGQNEELAKTVEKGSKLTITNLKTAAYKQRSSGKQIETDKASRTDVLQVSFTIAENKIAKSGDKTYYVQVIDAKNNVLGDKATATFGENTLTYSFTTTVQYENKTVDVKEQLKGKDFAKGTYFVNVFDKGELVSKSSFSLR
- the nhaA gene encoding Na+/H+ antiporter NhaA; its protein translation is MIITKLFKDFLDSEKAGGFTLIACTLLSLLLANSIWSDNYLHLWHFQLSNHPLEYWINDGLMTIFFLLIGLELEREVYIGELSNLKNALLPIAAALGGMLVPAGLYLFLNYGTVTQSGAGIPMATDIAFALGILSLLGNKVPTSLKVFLTALAVIDDLGAILIIAVFYTKTLIWSNLLIALGIFAFLLLLNRLKVRNLIPYLVCGVAMWFFMLNSGVHATITGVLLAFAIPFGNGDEKSTSYILQHFLHKPVAFFILPLFALANTAIILTSDWHSALSHKYTLGIALGLIVGKPIGIWLFSFLAVKLKIGQLPEDLNWKAILGASFLGGIGFTMSIFITLLAFSDSEHINNAKIMILISSLIAGILGLLYLKINLKIRNS
- a CDS encoding OmpA family protein, which produces MKNKFIYLVLIAITCVNSYAQTSTATNKKEVKGNKEYEKLAYIDAIKTYERIYEKGYKSPDMLLKIGNAYYFNAELEKANKYYSELYAMNPEQEPEFYYRHAQTLRAVKENEKADAMLALFMQKKSNDARAKILSKHRDYMAEIKKNSGRYKIENAGINSKYSDYGPAFMGTKVIFSSARDTGNFSKRIHSWTGEHFTNLYSANMGEDGSLSAVDKFGKQINTKFHEDTPAFTKDGKTAYFTRNNYLDGRGFDAGKVTLLKIYKATLDKDGNWTNITPLPFNSDSYQTAHPALSFDEKTMYFASDMPGTHGLSDLYRVKITEDGSFGTPENLGDAINTEGRETYPFVNEDNELYFASDGQPGLGALDIFITKVPKDGSLNFKQVLNVGEEANGPKDDFALIIDSKTKKGFLSSNRDGGQGNDDIYKFVETRPIWCEQVLFGVVTDQDTKVILPGVALTLMDSNFNKIKETVSDTQGKYEFTEVECGEKYYVRASLEGYNTKESPVIIGKDTGKTELNIELEKTAKPIPIGGDLADVFGINLIYFDLDKWNIRPDAAIDLAKILDVLEQYPTMKIDIRSHTDSRASFAYNEKLSDRRAKSTKDWLIKNGIKADRLTAKGYGESQLVNKCADGVQCTEAEHQLNRRSQFIITAL
- the corA gene encoding magnesium/cobalt transporter CorA, producing MRKIKYKKGRKVQPTLLEYTGVHKYTQTEIQLFVYDDPDLAEYHEFDISEMQKHVDFEKTNWLNVHGLNDPQVIKAIGDYLGVDNFMLSDILNTTKRTKLDEYHDTLFFNVKSLLPEEDSNNINVEQISFLLKNGILVSFQEKRSDFFTHIRERIRTHSGIVRTKKADYLLYLLLDAIMENFYITIENEEDKVEELINLSKESTNLSILEQIEKHRDNYNFLKRSIIPLRDSLYSIKSIKDDNVFNAIEANNFTFFERLHQKCLELLEQIEYDLTTLDSAANFFFSSQSHKMNEVMKTLTVVSVFFMPLTFIVGVYGMNFDNMPELHWQYGYFVILGCMLLLLLGMVYYFKKKKWY
- a CDS encoding formimidoylglutamase — translated: MENVIPFTITDLAKVTNHRSGEVKFGEKMITIPKDENPIDFLKNSEAKYVLFGIPEDVGVRANFGRPGAASAWKSAISSIANIQHNRFCKGSQIIILGTLDVAQEMETAKDLDFHKTADRKLLSTLVEKIDKEVVHVITSIIKCGKIPIIIGGGHNNAYGNIKGTALGLGKPINAVNFDAHSDFRILEGRHSGNGFSYAYEEGFLKKYFIFGLHENYTSKNVVDILKKMEDRVNYNTYDEIKVRQQKNFQQELNTALDFIKSEAYGIEIDLDALPNIASSAMTMSGFSVEELRQFVNFFGKNKNASYLHICEGAPELGEEKNNHLIGKLIGYLVTDFIKSRKELI
- a CDS encoding DEAD/DEAH box helicase is translated as MLFEDLSLSKSIQRAVFEEGYTSPTPIQEKSIPIILAGKDLVGCAQTGTGKTAAFAIPIIHNLHRMIGSSKKTKEIRCLVVTPTRELAVQIGESFDTYGKYTNLRQLTVFGGVSQVPQVDQLKKGVDILIATPGRLLDLHKQGFVDFDSLHYLVLDESDLMLDMGFINDVRKIVKLVPTNRQTLLFSATMPMAIRELADTFLNKPEYVSVTPVSSTAEIIKQQIYFVDKSDKRGLLYHLIRNENLNNVLVFVRTKHGADNVVKALKKQGVNAEAIHGDKSQTARQRVLDHFKNKEISVLVATDIAARGIDIESLPYVINFDLPNIPETYVHRIGRTGRAGNGGISISFCGKDEEPYWKDIQKLIKVDVKVIKDHPFPWKDAEPDPNAKPDLRNKKKPEGTNSRKSEASKKNKKRWY